DNA sequence from the Lonchura striata isolate bLonStr1 chromosome 7, bLonStr1.mat, whole genome shotgun sequence genome:
GAAACTTACCAAAGGTTTGAAGACATTTTCAGATGAAACAGATCAGGACAGTGACCAGTATCAATGTATTAAATGGAGTAACTACATTTGCTGCTTTGGGCTTTAGAGGTTTTTGGCCAAAACCCCCCACAGGGTTTCATCTGCTCAGTCCCAGGTTGTCACATACCTGGGGAGCTGTGACATGAAACGCTCATACATGCTTCAGCAGCATCACCTAGAAATTGAGCAGAACTTACCAGGCTCCCTAGGCACCTGAAGCAGGAATTAGGAACGTTGTCCTTTTCCAGAGTTGTCACTGGGCTGTGCTTCTCCTGTGTTCAGTGCAGGACAGCAAAATCCAGCTGCCGATCCCGCAGCTGCGCAAGGTGTGGGCAGAAGCGGTTCACTACGTCATTGGGCTGAAGGAGGACTACAGCAGGCTCTTCCAGGGACAGAGAGCTGCCATGTGAGTTGTCCCTCAGTCACAGGGAGCAGTGCTATGCCAGCATGGAGTCTGTTTGCCTGGAATCGTGCATCTCAGGGAGTTTTGGTTCCCTGAAGTTTTACAGCCCTCTGCTGTTCTGTGCCTTTACATTATAAAGACGTATTTGGGCTGAGAGGTTATTCCACTCCAGGAATTGTGCTGGGTAATGCCTGACACTGATAATAACCAAAAAACACTGGAATATACTCAGAGTCTCATAGCATGGCTGAGGTTAACGGGTGTGGAAAATGGATTTGTAGAAAATGTTCAGAGCTTAACAGAAGGCTCACGTAGTGTGCATCTGTATGCAAACCTTGAaataagaaatgctgacttagaaatgccatggTATAGGACAGAcattgttgagagagaaatggaactagaaacaagtttcaaaggATAGCCTTGTAAAAAAGACTGGATACTTTGGAGAAATAGAACCATTAAAGATGCATTGTAGTGGGACCCAAGAGGGGTAATTTAGATGATTTGCTTTAAGGCATTTACAGCATGGTGTGGCAAAAAGCTCACAGGCCATGAAACACTTACAGtgtattgtaattaggaaatagttggcttctgattgtgatggtgtgaattataacatctgtattgtctcacccttcacatgagactgaaaatgaaataaaagtttttaaaacacctcttagttgccccatctctgggtcagaaaagggcaCAATCTGACAGATGGGGACCTCTGGAAATCTTCCAGCCCAATCCATGCTCAAAATGAACCACATCCAGACAGCTCTcaaatatctccaaggatggagactccacaacctctctagGCAGCTGGTGCCAGTGCTCAGTCTCCCAGAGAGTAACAGAATTTCCTCTTTTTGGAGTCCAGGTAGGCTTTCCAGCTAATGTGTGCTGTCCTTGTTCCATCCGTCAGGCTCAGCCTCCTTCGCTACAACGCCAACCTGATCAAAATGAAGAACAACATGGTGTCAGCATCCCAGCAGCTGAAAGCAAAGCTGGAATTCTTCCACCAGAGCATTCGCCTTGACCTGGAGAGATACAGTGACCAGATGGCTTATGGCATATGTAGGTGGTGGGGAATACTTGCCTGGGTGTCTCCTGTGATCCTGTAAAGGAGCTCAGCATCTTTATTGGGTGTATTTTAGCTAGGGGAGGTGCAGGAGGAGAGTTTGGCAGGAGGATAAAAACCAGAATGTTTTTGAAGACCTTCAGGGGTAATGAGACAAGTGGTCAGCTGTTCTTCACTGAGAATAGAAAACAGGAGCATTAATAGTACTGGTGATGTAAATATTTGCtatttattcattcattcaGAGTCTGATTCACTTGGAGTTTTGACTGGACAAGAGCTGCTGCACTTGCTGACAGTGCTAACAAGCTGCTCTGCTTGTTGCTAGAAGAAGCCATTTGTCAGGATGAGAGATGGGTTTAAAGAGCACCAGTTACAGTTTCACGTCCCAGAAGCAAATAGTCTTCAGGAGAGAATAGCAAGAATTGCATGTAGTTTGAATATATATGGCTAAAAAATGCAGCCCGAGTCAAAAATGGTGACTGGGCTGAAGGATGATGATGGAAAATAGGAAGACACTGTGAGCTGGGTTTGGACAGTCTGTGTCCAATCAAAAGTGGCAGTTGTTGAGCTTATTGGTGGAGTTTGAAGACTCAGAGTTGTTTTAGGCCAGTGATTGCAAGCAGTGAAATCCTACCTAAGGGTTTGTGTGTGAGTTAAGGTTGAGCACAGAGTTGCAGCTTTGTGTGATCTCTGTGTTGTGGCTCCTGCTGGGATATACAGTATCATGTTCTTTGTGTTCAAATTACAGCAATACAGGTAAAATCCAAGTCTTGCTTTAATTTTATGTCTTAATGTCCTTTTATAAATTaacacctcttttttttcttaagcttCAGAGAAGATGCTGAAAGCCTGGaaggaaatggaagagaaaGCCTCTCAATGTGCACAGGTAGGGGAAGTTAAAGAAGCTGCATTATCTCTGTGTGACAGGAATTTAATGTGTCATGTGTGCCACTGCTGTATCCCTTCAGTGTTTCATATCCTGCctgctgtgggaatgggaataccTTTGCAGGTGCATTAAAAAAGACACAGTGTCCTGTCACCAAGTTGGTTGAATGGATTTGGACAAAAACAACAGTCAGCAGACTCAGCTCTCTAAAAGGGAAAGTGGAATGCAGAGACATGTTACTTGTTGCCTAAAAGAAATGGTGTTGCTATGGATCAGAAGTCTTCCTGGCTGGACACAGAAATTCCCATTGGAGCTGAAATCCAATCACCTGCTATAAAGCAATTTCAGAATTGCAGGATTTCACTGAGGAGTACAGACATGAGTCACTGGCATGCTGCAAGTCAATATGCAAATTAGTTTTAAATGAGAGTCATCTCTTTTTTATTGTCTAAGGGATGGACAAAAAGATGACTGCTTCTAGCAGAATATCTCAAGGCTGTCTCTGGCTTTTTCCAGACAAGCAGGAACCTCTCCCAGTACTTACTTGGCAGACCATCAGAACTGTGTGCTGTTACTCCACCTGCCCTTCCCCTTTAGCAGGAATGGAAAATGTTTCACTCTATACACAGGGACATCTTAGTCTAGGAGACAAtccagagacacagagagatgATGTATGAAGAAACTGATTTTTATCAGCCAGTGTTGGTGGTCAGAGGTTTGGTTGTAGGTGATACCATGCACTGAGAACAAAAACCTCAATTACTGTAGCAGTGCTGTGCCAAGGAGCTTTTTTTTGTCTCCTAAACTCTCCAGGCAGTCTGCCCATTATCTAAACAAGTGTTCTGGGGATCTTTATCTCCTTGATTGCTCTCCTTGAGCCTGATCTGTGCCCACATTTCAACTCAGGCTGAAGACATTGGCTACCTGGATGAGCAGATCATGGCTCTGCACACGGAGATCGTGGAGCTGCAGAAGAGTCCGTATGCAAGGCGCCAAGGAGAGGTCATGGAGAGCCTGTGAGTCCTGTGCTGCTCATTCTTACTGCAGAAAATTGGATCTTGTGTATTTCAGTGTCTGagggggttttttcccctctgtagCTGGTTCCCTCAGCGATTTTGAAATGCAAACCACAAGTACAGAGTAATGTATGGTTGATTTGAGATCATTTTGCTTGTGAAAGGAAAGATCCTACCACTCGTGGGACACTGAACTGTGAAACCTCATCTTTCAAGAGCCTAGTTCTAAGATAAATCTTGGTCTCAAGTGGGGATTTCCTTTTGTGTTGGAGAGGAATGACTTTCTTACTGTTGAATGAGAAAACTACATGAGCATTGTAAAACCCTATTACCTTCAGTATTTTCAAATCAAGGGTAACTATCTCATGGGTACTTGGATATTTggaaagttgatttttttttttaagtattaaaaTACGAAAGAGCTAAATGGTATTTTTGATCTTGAGGAGAGATAGGAAGCAGTTACTGGGCTGCTACTGAGAGCACAAGTGGCAGTTCTAAAAGAAAAGGATTGAACAGCCATTAAACCTGTCAATAAGAGCTCTTCAGAACAGCTCTGACTGTTCAGGGAGGAAATGTGCCTGCTCCTGGTATGTTCTCCCCCCTCCCTCTTTGCAAAGTTGCTTTTCATCCTGTGTAGTTGCAGCAGAACTGGTGCACAGGGGAGGAAGTGGTGCAAAGGAGAAGccacctcctgcagcagctgctcaaaCTAACCAGGATTGTGCCTccttaaacattatttttaagcaATTCCACTGCTGCAGTTCCACCaggatcagggctgggaagctgctgcttgTTTCTGACAGACTGGGATTTAGAACAGGGAGGATTTTGTTCAAGGCTGGAAGTTTTCAGTGTGACTTTTTGAAATGCTTGAAAGAAGTAATGTTTATTTAATGGGAAGAAGAGAAGCACGGTCGTCTTGCTTGTGATGCAGCTGTCTCTTTCCATTTACAAAATATCACTAAAATTCAGGCAAAAAatgcagagcaggaacaagaaCTTCTCAGGCAGTTGTACAGTCAGAGtttcaaaaattaaatcagATAATGAAGGGGAAAGGAATCACAGCTAAGCCATGGGAAGAATTGAAACTGAAAATAAGCTCCGCTTGGTGTGGTTTTCTGAGAAGAAATTgcacagctggagaaaaagagagacagCTTTGGGGAAAGTGTTGGATTCCATCACAGAAAGGGATCCCTGTGTTCCAAAGGCCATGCTTGTGGCCCACTGTAGGAGAAGGTCCAGTGTCTGAGTTCCAAAAGGCATCCCTTCACTGCAGTGCTTTTTCTCCTGAGTCAGCTGGCTGCCGACACCTGCCTGAATCatattcttctttttaaagGGAGCAGAGAGCCATAGACCTGTACAAGCAATTAAAAACACGACCTCCAGGTATGGAAGAAGATGATTTAAAGACTTTCACACTTTTACCCCATGATTAATTGTTCTGAACTGAAACCCAGGCAATACTGTTAGGATTTACTAATGTGGTGGTTGCTGGCCCTTGCAGATCATGCCTACAGTGACAGCACAGACATGGTGAAGATCATTGTGCAGACAGTGCAGAGCCAGGACCGAGTCCTCAAGGAGCTCTTTGGCCACCTCAGGTACTTTATGcagacaaaaaaccccaaacaaatccAACTTGCAGCATTTGTAGCTTTGTCGTCAGAAAGGATAGGGAAAACCATGGAGGTCAGAACCCAAAAGGCTCCATTCACATTTCTCATAGCTTTAATTCTGCTCCTTTGTGTTGAGTTTccacttcatttttaaaaacattgttAGCATCCAAGAGTTCACTTTAAAATGAGGCAAATTCTGCCAGTTGGAAGTTGGAATACAAatcttcaaaggaaaaaaaaaattaaaattcctgcaaaattcaaaggaaaaaaagttccttcaaattcaaaggaaaaaaaaaaaaaagcagtagtGTTACAGAGAAGATAACGCAGTGATTTGTACATGAATTTTTCAAGTATCTTGGATCCCAAGatccttttggttttgttaaaaTGTGCTGGGAAGTGATTTTGTGTCTGCTTTTCATTCCAGCAAGCTCTTGGGCTGCAAGCAGAAGATCATTGACCTGCTCCCCGAGATTGAGGTGGCTCTGAATAACATCAAGGAAGCTGACAACTCAGTGATGCAGATGCAGGGAAAAAGACAAAGGGAGATCTGGCATTTGCTGAAAATTGCTTGTGTGAGTAGCTGTTGGGTTGTTTGCACTTCTTGCAGTGCCTGAGCCGGGAAGTAAACTCAGCAAAAAGGGGTAACTGCCACACcatggttggattttttttttcctgtagagaAGGGCAGTCTGAGATGGTAAAAGCAGAAGTTAAATAGGTGCTTTCCTGGTTAGTTTGAAGTGTTTAAGAGTTCCCTTTTTTTGCATTAATTACAGTGCCTGAAGCCACCTCGTGGTTCCCACATCTCTGTGTGTGTTACCAGCAGTGCTCAGGTGCAATCCCAAATCTTCCCTATATATCATTGAAGCCTAAATTCTTCTGAATGTCTTTCTTGCAGACTCAGAGCTCCTCCCGATCCCTGGTGAGCTCTAGCCTGGAAGGGACAGCCTCAAGTCCAGCAGCCACATGGCTCCCCCAGAGCTCCTCAGGGAACACTGCTCCTCACCCTCTGTCCTCGCTGGCAGCTCCTGAAGATGGgtatgagctgctgctggggagcagccaCTGCAGGGAACTCAGCATCTCAGGGGCTTTGTCCTTCCCACAGTGGTTTCAGGAGTGTGTATGTCACTAACGCTCTAAAAAATCAGGGATTTGGTTGAACTCTCTATTCAGAAATCTCTGCTGTTTCTGAGCTAGTTCCACATGGTACATGCCCTGCTGAAGGACTGTGCATCCGTTTATTGCATGTCATGTTGCTCTTCCTTGGGGCTGGATCTGGTTCTTAAGGCTCCTCTCCCTCAGTCTATGCTGAGTTCTGTGGCGCTGAGGGGTTTTGCTCTTTGCTTCATTAACAATTCTAATTATGTTCTATCAGTGTGAAACCATTCTCCTTTGTCCTGCCACCTCCAGGCAGGTTTTTATGTCACCTACCACTGCACAAACTACAAATAacttttttgggttgtttgttttcctttttcttttctttttttttttttttttttttttttccatcagtgcAGCACCTTTTGATGGGGGTGTTACTTTTGGTGCTGCTTGAAATCCATCAccttggggcttttttcccttcctgcagGGAAAATTTTGCTGACGTGATCCGGGAGAATTTGAATTACCTCGAGCTCTTCAGCAGCATTCTGCAGGAGGTGAGGCAGGAGCAGAACAGCATGATGGTAAGTGCTGGGGCATCTGCCAGGACTTGGCTctcaggggacacccaggggtgccCTGGGCATGTGGAGAAATCCTTGAATAGGAAAAGgtaccaggttgctccaagccccatccagcctggctttggacacttccagggattcagggaGAGCCACAGGTTCTctggcaccctgtgccagtgtGCATGGATACATGtctcttcccaaaatcccacctagccctgccctctggca
Encoded proteins:
- the CHUK gene encoding inhibitor of nuclear factor kappa-B kinase subunit alpha isoform X1, producing the protein MRDRLGTGGFGNVCLYQHQDSGDRVAIKSCRLELSVKNKDRWCHEIDIMKKLNHPNVVRACEVPEEMNFLVNDVPLLAMEYCSGGDLRKLLNKPENCCGLKESQILSLLSDIGSGIQYLHENRIIHRDLKPENIVLQDEGGKIVHKIIDLGYAKDLDQGSLCTSFVGTLQYLAPELFENKSYSVTVDYWSFGTMVFECIAGFRPFLHNLQPFAWHEKIKKKDPKHIFASEEMNGEVRFSTHLPQPHSLCGLIVEPMENWLQLMLNWDPQQRGGGSDAEIGRPRCFLIMDHILNLKIVHILNMTSAKIVSFLLHPEESLHSLQNRIEFETGISTGNQELLLETGICLDPRKPASQCVIDGVRGWDSYMVYLFDKSKTVYDGPFASRSLSDCVNYIVQDSKIQLPIPQLRKVWAEAVHYVIGLKEDYSRLFQGQRAAMLSLLRYNANLIKMKNNMVSASQQLKAKLEFFHQSIRLDLERYSDQMAYGISSEKMLKAWKEMEEKASQCAQAEDIGYLDEQIMALHTEIVELQKSPYARRQGEVMESLEQRAIDLYKQLKTRPPDHAYSDSTDMVKIIVQTVQSQDRVLKELFGHLSKLLGCKQKIIDLLPEIEVALNNIKEADNSVMQMQGKRQREIWHLLKIACTQSSSRSLVSSSLEGTASSPAATWLPQSSSGNTAPHPLSSLAAPEDGENFADVIRENLNYLELFSSILQEVRQEQNSMMVSAGASARTWLSGDTQGCPGHVEKSLNRKRYQVAPSPIQPGFGHFQGFRESHRFSGTLCQCAWIHVSSQNPT